CAACCGGCTGCTCCGACTCGAACCGGACACGACCCTGCCCCGCCTCACCGTCGACGCCGCCACCCCGTTGGCGTGGGCCATCGACGCCGCCGTCACGATCCTCGGGCCCGACCTGCCCGGCGACCTCGACCTGCTCACCGCCCGCGTCGAAATCATCGCCCGCACAATCCATTCGATGGTGCTCACGCCGCGGGGAATGATCGAGCTCGACACCGAGGCGCAGCTCATCGACTTCGCTTATCGGCACATCGCGCCGATCATCACCGCGCCGCTACCGACCGACTAGCCCGAACGGCCGGTAAACCGGTAGCCCGAATTCGACATCTACGGCATACTGACCCTCGGCGACAGGCCCTCCGACCGGCCTGGGCTGCGGTGTCTCCGCAGGCCCGTATCGCCCACGCTCGGTCCGCGATTCGTGCGGCGAGCGCCTCTGTTTTCCCGGTTGTTCTCCGACGCCGGATGTTTCGTGCCTCCCACGATAGGATGGAGTGAAAGACCATGGGTACCAACCGAATTACCGACGGTGTCGAGCGAGCGCTCCTCGAGAACATGCTCGACCGCAACCGCGAAGCGCTCGTCGAGACCGTGCGCGGCCTGTCCGCCGCCGATGCCCGCCGCCGACTCGTCGCGTCGCTGACGACACCGATCTCACTGATCAAGCATGCCGCTGCCGCGGAACGGATCTGGTTCCAACGGTTCTGGGCGGGACTCGACGAATCCGACTGCGACGGATACTCGCGCCGCGACGAGGGCACCTTCGCCGTCGCCGACCACGAATCGCTGACCGACGTCATCGCCGAGTTCGAA
The Nocardia terpenica genome window above contains:
- a CDS encoding DinB family protein; the protein is MGTNRITDGVERALLENMLDRNREALVETVRGLSAADARRRLVASLTTPISLIKHAAAAERIWFQRFWAGLDESDCDGYSRRDEGTFAVADHESLTDVIAEFERASQRSRIIASRFALDDTKHNPREGTVSMRWTLLAMIEEFARHAGHGDILREQIDKGTLKPR